The Methanobrevibacter sp. TMH8 genome contains a region encoding:
- a CDS encoding TatD family hydrolase, which translates to MIDTHCHIDFEPFNEDREETIKRAKEKLSAMINSGTSLEGNERALKLSEEYSGFIYPTFGFHPVSSGQSDSDDLNLVIKYIKEHINDIVAIGEVGMDYFYVKDKTERARQGEIFTKFVELANEYEIPLLIHARDCEKKAFNIVKEYDNIPSVIFHCYSGSLKTAKKLIEEGYYTSFSTMICYSNHHQELAKDIPIENILTETDSPYLAPKRGDRNEPANVAYVIEKLAEIKEESVDTIDKITENTAKSVFDI; encoded by the coding sequence ATGATTGATACTCATTGTCACATTGATTTTGAACCATTTAACGAAGATAGAGAAGAAACAATAAAACGAGCAAAAGAAAAGCTAAGTGCAATGATAAATTCTGGAACTAGTCTTGAAGGAAACGAAAGAGCTTTAAAACTATCAGAAGAATACTCAGGATTTATATATCCTACTTTTGGTTTTCATCCAGTTAGTTCTGGACAAAGTGATTCTGATGACTTAAACCTAGTTATAAAATATATAAAAGAACATATAAATGATATTGTAGCTATTGGCGAGGTAGGAATGGATTATTTCTATGTTAAAGATAAAACTGAAAGAGCTCGCCAAGGAGAAATTTTTACAAAATTTGTAGAACTTGCAAATGAATATGAAATTCCACTTCTTATTCATGCAAGAGATTGTGAAAAAAAGGCATTTAATATTGTTAAAGAATATGATAATATTCCAAGTGTTATATTTCACTGTTATAGTGGTAGCTTGAAAACAGCTAAAAAATTAATAGAAGAAGGATATTATACTTCATTTTCTACAATGATCTGTTATTCAAATCATCATCAAGAATTAGCTAAAGATATTCCAATAGAAAATATATTAACTGAAACTGACAGTCCATATCTAGCTCCAAAAAGAGGAGACAGAAATGAACCTGCTAATGTAGCTTATGTAATTGAGAAGTTAGCTGAAATCAAAGAAGAATCAGTTGATACTATTGATAAAATCACAGAAAATACAGCTAAAAGTGTTTTTGATATTTAA
- a CDS encoding VOC family protein yields the protein MKIKYSTMIVKDMEESVHFYKDKLGFEIDSEYNLPQGKITLLKGEGDTLIELIENESFDIGLYSVGMDVEDMDTEVEMLKNKGIKFEMEPIEITVGSMALFKDPNGVNIVLVQHNE from the coding sequence ATGAAAATAAAGTACAGTACAATGATAGTTAAAGATATGGAAGAATCAGTACACTTTTACAAAGATAAATTAGGTTTTGAAATAGATAGTGAATATAATCTTCCTCAGGGGAAAATCACTTTATTAAAAGGTGAAGGAGATACCCTAATAGAATTAATAGAAAACGAATCATTTGATATTGGTCTTTATTCTGTAGGCATGGATGTTGAAGATATGGATACTGAAGTTGAAATGCTTAAAAATAAAGGAATTAAATTTGAAATGGAACCTATTGAAATAACAGTAGGGTCTATGGCACTATTCAAAGACCCTAATGGAGTTAATATTGTTCTAGTTCAACATAATGAATGA
- a CDS encoding type II toxin-antitoxin system PrlF family antitoxin, translated as MDSKVYKGYQTVIPSEIRKKLGIKPNDKITWNLMSDGTVNLNFKKQKTTEDLIGYVSSKNKTDSAKLKKQSQRGLNIDIYR; from the coding sequence ATGGATTCAAAAGTTTATAAAGGCTATCAAACTGTAATTCCATCAGAAATAAGAAAAAAATTAGGAATAAAACCTAATGACAAGATAACATGGAATTTAATGAGCGATGGAACTGTGAATTTAAATTTCAAGAAACAAAAAACAACAGAGGACCTCATAGGTTATGTATCTAGTAAAAATAAGACAGATTCAGCGAAATTAAAGAAACAATCTCAAAGAGGTTTAAACATAGATATTTATAGATAG
- a CDS encoding GNAT family N-acetyltransferase has protein sequence MKILKIKENKKEFLDLLLLADEEEEMIDKYLEDGELFTLYDDDLKSLCVLTSLKDSYELKNIATYPQYQNQGYGQKLIEFIIDYCKCKNKFKSIYVGTGDCEKIINFYEKCGFEKSHKISNFFVDNYKKPIFEDDKQLIDMIYLKRDLY, from the coding sequence ATGAAAATATTAAAAATAAAAGAAAATAAAAAGGAATTTCTAGATTTGCTATTATTAGCTGATGAAGAAGAAGAGATGATAGACAAATATCTAGAAGATGGAGAACTTTTTACTTTATATGATGATGATTTAAAATCTCTATGTGTTTTAACTTCTTTAAAGGATAGTTATGAACTAAAAAACATAGCAACATATCCTCAATATCAAAATCAAGGATATGGGCAAAAATTAATTGAATTTATAATTGATTACTGTAAGTGTAAAAACAAATTCAAAAGTATTTATGTTGGAACAGGAGATTGTGAAAAAATAATCAATTTTTATGAAAAATGTGGATTTGAAAAATCCCATAAGATAAGTAATTTTTTTGTTGACAATTATAAGAAACCTATTTTTGAAGACGACAAGCAATTAATCGACATGATTTATTTAAAAAGAGATTTATATTAA
- a CDS encoding UPF0058 family protein produces the protein MYKDEMIQMHQFLVYVLKYLETESEIPNSCSEYIALNISPHHIHRTKAEHKHAIFVLSNTISEVILKEDTESVPSNVSNALAELVRRSKKELKVEEVPIATESK, from the coding sequence ATGTATAAAGATGAAATGATTCAAATGCACCAGTTTTTAGTATATGTTTTGAAATATTTAGAAACAGAGAGTGAGATACCTAACTCTTGTAGTGAATATATTGCTCTTAATATAAGTCCTCATCATATTCACAGAACTAAAGCTGAACATAAACATGCAATATTTGTTCTTTCAAACACAATTTCAGAAGTTATTTTGAAAGAAGATACTGAGTCTGTTCCGTCTAACGTTTCTAATGCTTTAGCTGAACTTGTTAGGAGATCTAAAAAAGAATTAAAAGTGGAAGAAGTTCCAATAGCTACTGAATCTAAATAA
- the hisD gene encoding histidinol dehydrogenase: MEILDYKKENIVKLTKRSQDDIEDVLPVVSDILKNVKESKDSSLKKYTAKFDNVKIETFKVSQEEIENSYTNLKKENPKLIESLKNASKNIEDFHKEQIPKEWNMEITKGITAGQIIRPINIVGCYIPGGRAVYPSSILMTVIPAKIAGVSRIICCTPPQSDGKVMDAILVAADIAGADEIYKVGGAQAIAAMAYGTESIPKVEKIVGPGNIFVTAAKKLVYGEVDIDFPAGPSEVLIIADETANPEYLAYDILSQGEHDPNASCFLVTDSENIAKETKKEIEIKTQQAKRKEIIEESLEKYGKIILTKSIEESIEVSNEYAPEHLIIMTKNSATDQKILKKITNAGSIFLGKYSPVAAGDYGSGTNHVLPTASGAKMYSGLSTESFLKKPTVQTITEEGLKSLESIVIPIAEYEGLYAHADSVKVRLNKKDK; the protein is encoded by the coding sequence ATGGAAATTCTAGATTATAAAAAAGAAAATATAGTTAAATTAACAAAGAGATCACAAGATGATATTGAAGATGTTCTCCCTGTTGTTTCAGATATTTTAAAAAATGTTAAAGAGTCAAAGGACTCAAGCTTAAAAAAATATACTGCAAAGTTTGATAATGTTAAAATTGAAACATTTAAAGTCTCACAAGAAGAAATAGAGAATAGCTATACTAACTTAAAAAAAGAAAATCCAAAGCTAATTGAATCTCTTAAAAATGCAAGTAAAAATATAGAAGATTTCCACAAAGAACAAATTCCAAAAGAATGGAATATGGAAATTACGAAAGGGATTACAGCAGGACAGATAATTCGCCCTATTAATATTGTAGGATGTTATATTCCTGGAGGAAGAGCTGTATATCCTTCATCCATTTTAATGACAGTCATTCCTGCTAAAATAGCTGGAGTAAGTAGAATAATATGTTGTACTCCCCCACAAAGTGATGGAAAAGTAATGGATGCAATTTTAGTAGCTGCTGATATTGCAGGAGCAGATGAGATATATAAAGTTGGTGGGGCTCAAGCTATAGCTGCAATGGCCTATGGAACAGAATCTATACCAAAAGTGGAAAAAATTGTTGGTCCTGGAAATATATTTGTTACAGCAGCTAAAAAACTTGTTTATGGAGAAGTTGATATTGACTTCCCAGCTGGTCCATCTGAAGTCTTAATAATAGCTGATGAAACTGCGAATCCAGAATATTTAGCTTATGACATATTATCTCAAGGGGAACATGATCCTAATGCTTCTTGTTTTTTAGTAACTGATAGTGAAAATATAGCTAAAGAAACTAAAAAAGAAATAGAAATAAAAACACAGCAAGCAAAAAGAAAAGAGATTATAGAAGAATCCCTTGAAAAATATGGAAAAATAATATTAACTAAATCAATAGAAGAATCAATTGAAGTTTCCAATGAATATGCACCAGAACATTTAATTATAATGACAAAAAACAGTGCTACTGATCAAAAAATACTTAAAAAGATCACAAATGCAGGTTCAATATTTTTAGGAAAATATTCTCCAGTAGCTGCTGGAGATTATGGCTCTGGAACAAATCATGTTCTTCCTACAGCAAGTGGAGCTAAAATGTACTCTGGTCTTTCAACAGAATCATTTTTAAAGAAACCTACAGTACAAACAATTACTGAAGAAGGATTAAAATCTTTAGAATCTATTGTTATTCCAATAGCTGAATATGAAGGACTTTATGCTCATGCTGATTCTGTAAAAGTTAGATTAAATAAAAAAGATAAATAA
- a CDS encoding queuosine precursor transporter codes for MKERIMLFLGSKLKISKSELFAILTALTATVLIISNLASTKMFDFFGTGLVWDGGAILFPLSYILGDVITEIFGFQKAKKVIWTAFAMNLVAVLGLFIVQILPPGPGWGNQVAYETIIGFMPRIVAGSLIAFVTGQILNAYVFVKIKEITKGKHLWQRAIGSSLVGDLVDTLIFTTIAFIGTISTTQFLGLLVIAYTSKIIGETLLLPVTYGAVKLCRKVVENDTEPI; via the coding sequence TTGAAAGAAAGAATAATGTTGTTTTTAGGAAGTAAGTTAAAAATTTCTAAATCAGAACTTTTTGCAATTTTGACAGCTTTAACAGCGACAGTTTTAATTATAAGTAATCTAGCTAGTACTAAGATGTTTGATTTTTTTGGAACTGGTTTAGTTTGGGATGGTGGAGCAATACTTTTTCCTCTTTCTTATATTCTAGGAGATGTGATTACTGAAATTTTTGGTTTTCAAAAGGCCAAAAAAGTAATTTGGACAGCATTTGCAATGAATTTAGTAGCTGTTTTAGGACTATTCATTGTTCAAATTTTACCTCCAGGTCCAGGATGGGGAAATCAAGTGGCATATGAAACAATTATAGGATTCATGCCCCGTATTGTTGCTGGTAGCTTAATAGCATTTGTAACTGGACAAATTCTTAATGCTTATGTTTTTGTTAAAATTAAAGAGATTACTAAAGGCAAACATTTATGGCAAAGGGCAATTGGTTCAAGTCTTGTTGGAGATTTGGTTGATACTTTAATTTTCACTACCATAGCATTTATCGGTACTATTTCAACCACACAATTCCTTGGATTGTTAGTTATTGCATACACTTCCAAAATCATTGGTGAAACATTATTATTACCTGTAACTTATGGTGCAGTTAAATTATGTAGAAAAGTGGTGGAAAATGACACAGAACCAATTTAG
- the tgt gene encoding tRNA guanosine(34) transglycosylase Tgt produces the protein MTQNQFSFEINAKIPDALGRAGIIHTPHGDIHTPNFVVVGTYAKVKFLEPQQFHNINAQVMISNGFHLSKIDDEIEKAGGLSKYSGYNCPTITDSGGFQVMSFGSGLGKVISMDKRNIAREQFKTDKKRHLSRVTDDGVYFKRNEKDDEKLFTPEYSMEFQHKIGADIIMAFDELTNIGDSREYNEEALDRTYSWAKRCLTEHKKLTKERVGKPYQGLFGVLQGAHYQDLREKAARDLGAMDFDGYGIGGAFEKEQLPNILFWVNSILPESKPRHLLGLSKPDDIFIGVENGCDTFDCVAPTREARHGKVYTLDGDINIRNAKFAEDPSPLFKGCECPTCKSQYTRGKINKLLKNKDGLKTEEEIIRDKQIAIELITTHNVHFIIKLTQEIRKSIIDGNFFDFRDKWLKRYYK, from the coding sequence ATGACACAGAACCAATTTAGTTTTGAAATCAATGCAAAAATTCCAGATGCCTTAGGTAGAGCAGGTATTATTCATACTCCACATGGTGATATTCACACACCTAACTTTGTAGTAGTTGGTACTTATGCCAAAGTCAAGTTTCTAGAACCTCAGCAATTTCATAATATTAATGCTCAAGTAATGATTAGTAATGGATTCCATTTATCTAAAATTGATGATGAAATAGAAAAAGCTGGAGGATTGTCCAAATATTCTGGATACAACTGTCCTACGATTACAGATAGTGGTGGATTTCAAGTCATGTCATTTGGTAGTGGTTTAGGTAAAGTAATTTCAATGGACAAACGAAACATTGCTCGTGAACAATTTAAAACAGATAAAAAACGCCATTTATCAAGGGTAACAGACGATGGAGTATATTTTAAGAGAAATGAGAAAGATGATGAAAAACTTTTCACACCAGAATATTCAATGGAATTTCAACATAAAATTGGTGCTGATATCATCATGGCATTTGATGAATTAACTAACATTGGTGATAGTAGAGAGTATAATGAAGAAGCACTTGATCGTACTTATAGCTGGGCAAAAAGATGTTTAACTGAACATAAAAAATTAACTAAAGAGAGAGTTGGAAAACCTTATCAAGGACTTTTTGGTGTGTTACAAGGTGCACATTATCAAGATCTACGAGAAAAAGCTGCTCGTGATTTAGGAGCAATGGATTTTGATGGGTATGGTATAGGTGGTGCATTTGAAAAAGAACAGCTCCCTAATATTTTATTCTGGGTGAATTCAATCTTACCAGAATCAAAACCTCGACACTTACTTGGTCTTTCCAAACCAGATGATATTTTTATTGGAGTAGAAAATGGATGTGATACTTTTGATTGTGTTGCACCAACTAGAGAAGCAAGACATGGAAAAGTTTACACTCTTGATGGAGATATTAACATAAGAAATGCAAAATTTGCAGAAGATCCTTCACCTTTATTCAAAGGTTGTGAATGTCCAACTTGTAAATCTCAATACACTCGAGGTAAAATTAACAAATTATTGAAAAATAAAGATGGATTAAAAACTGAAGAGGAAATTATTAGAGATAAACAAATAGCTATAGAACTTATAACAACTCATAATGTCCATTTCATTATTAAACTTACACAAGAAATCCGTAAATCCATTATTGATGGAAACTTTTTTGATTTTCGTGATAAATGGTTAAAAAGGTATTATAAATAA
- a CDS encoding Ig-like domain repeat protein has protein sequence MNKIIKQNKKIITHTLIIASIILFAVISLQAGFAATTTTIDNQTSGGISKALNDSIHGDIIELEEGIYTGNNNTNMTINKNITIQGKTKDKVILDAQRLSRIFSIGNNLNVTFINITFLNANVIGNGGAIYNNYGATKMTLINCTFSNNEVTNSTSSNGYGGAIYNAGSNITVDNCTFINNTACRGGVIFNYYSSGHNMNIINSEFTNNTAIISGGAIYNGAVNLSIINSYFNGNNALNSFAGAIYSYGVNKTIINSIFINNSAPNSGATIRNGGNNSALINCTFINSTVNESSLIFNNVENYSVVNCTFSNNTIYGGHLIYTSATMSIYNNIIANNTIFEGNLVYCNGGGIGGNLTIYDSIITNNTLKSSQGYAVNNTGSIHIINTTISDNDGGGILNDGNATLEGNNISGNSGDGVNTGNGGDSTIVDNEIVGNGGNGVSNEGNAIIDGNTVNDNAGDGIINNGNATVENNTVSRNSGDDIVNNGDIDGSGNIINIQSDLAINTTVSGNKVTIRVKATNSHNGNVIVGATINFYANGKLIGSAITNNNGIAEFTYNIPKTGTYNLFATLEEFNTTNTLETIFYSESNTTATINAVLEKNTIITVSAPTINEGKKTNIKVTLKDINGNILKNKKVSLKINGKTYTATTNNKGIAVFKIAGLKGGKHTLTVKFAGDNNYKSSTTKAVQKITSKTNLGILSIKKLSFKKRVSTYRVTIANTGSLKSKSTVLALFHMRKGIKIKTKYIKIKSIAPGKKISIIVSYFPDKANHRYCIAHFQVDPKNKNKEIILANNKKSISLKH, from the coding sequence GTGAATAAAATTATTAAACAAAATAAAAAAATTATAACTCATACATTAATTATAGCGAGTATTATTTTATTTGCTGTAATTAGTTTGCAAGCTGGTTTTGCAGCTACCACTACTACTATTGATAATCAGACTTCTGGTGGAATAAGCAAAGCGCTCAATGATTCAATTCATGGAGATATAATTGAACTAGAAGAAGGAATATACACAGGTAACAACAATACCAATATGACAATTAATAAAAACATTACAATTCAAGGAAAAACCAAAGACAAAGTCATCCTGGATGCACAAAGACTCAGCAGGATTTTTTCAATAGGAAATAACCTTAATGTAACATTCATAAACATAACATTCCTGAATGCAAATGTTATAGGCAATGGTGGAGCAATCTACAACAACTATGGAGCTACTAAGATGACACTCATAAACTGTACATTTTCAAATAATGAAGTAACTAATTCAACTTCTTCGAATGGCTATGGTGGCGCAATCTACAATGCTGGAAGTAACATTACTGTCGATAATTGTACATTTATCAACAATACTGCATGTCGTGGTGGTGTAATCTTCAATTATTACAGTTCGGGTCATAATATGAATATAATTAATTCTGAATTTACTAATAACACAGCAATAATATCTGGTGGTGCAATCTACAATGGTGCTGTTAATTTAAGCATAATTAACTCTTATTTCAATGGAAATAATGCATTAAATAGTTTTGCTGGTGCAATCTACAGTTATGGTGTTAATAAGACTATAATTAATTCTATATTCATCAATAATAGTGCACCTAATTCGGGTGCTACCATTCGAAATGGTGGTAATAACAGTGCTTTAATTAATTGTACATTCATCAATAGTACTGTAAATGAAAGTTCTTTAATCTTCAATAATGTTGAAAATTATTCTGTAGTTAATTGTACTTTTAGTAATAATACAATTTATGGTGGTCATTTAATCTATACAAGTGCTACCATGTCGATTTATAATAATATTATTGCAAATAATACTATTTTTGAAGGTAATCTTGTTTATTGTAATGGTGGTGGTATAGGTGGGAATTTGACTATTTATGATAGTATTATAACAAATAATACTTTGAAATCTAGCCAAGGATATGCTGTAAACAATACAGGTTCAATTCATATCATTAACACTACTATCTCTGATAATGATGGTGGTGGTATTCTTAATGATGGTAATGCTACATTGGAGGGTAATAATATTTCTGGCAATTCTGGTGATGGTGTGAATACTGGTAATGGTGGTGATTCTACTATTGTTGATAATGAGATTGTTGGTAATGGTGGTAATGGTGTTTCTAATGAAGGTAATGCTATTATTGATGGTAATACTGTTAATGATAATGCTGGTGATGGTATAATTAATAATGGTAATGCTACTGTTGAAAACAATACTGTTTCTAGAAATTCTGGAGATGATATTGTTAATAATGGTGATATAGATGGTTCAGGAAATATTATTAATATTCAATCAGATTTAGCTATTAATACTACTGTTTCAGGCAATAAAGTTACCATAAGAGTGAAAGCTACTAATAGTCATAATGGTAATGTTATTGTTGGTGCAACTATTAATTTCTATGCTAATGGAAAATTAATAGGATCTGCAATAACCAACAACAATGGTATTGCTGAATTTACCTACAACATTCCTAAAACAGGTACATACAATCTTTTTGCAACCCTTGAAGAATTTAATACTACTAATACTTTAGAAACCATTTTTTACAGTGAATCCAATACTACTGCAACAATTAATGCAGTATTAGAAAAAAATACTATTATTACTGTTTCTGCACCTACTATTAATGAAGGTAAAAAAACTAATATAAAAGTAACCTTAAAAGACATAAACGGCAACATTCTCAAAAACAAAAAAGTTTCATTAAAAATCAATGGAAAAACATACACTGCAACAACTAACAACAAAGGAATAGCTGTATTCAAGATAGCTGGATTAAAAGGTGGAAAACACACTCTAACAGTTAAATTTGCAGGAGACAACAACTACAAATCATCAACAACCAAAGCAGTACAAAAAATAACCTCTAAAACCAACTTAGGAATCTTATCAATCAAAAAATTATCATTTAAGAAAAGAGTGTCAACTTATAGAGTTACAATAGCTAATACTGGAAGTTTAAAATCTAAATCTACTGTTTTGGCTCTTTTCCATATGAGAAAAGGAATCAAAATCAAAACCAAATACATTAAAATCAAATCAATAGCTCCAGGAAAGAAAATATCAATAATCGTCAGCTACTTCCCAGACAAAGCAAACCACAGATACTGCATAGCACACTTCCAAGTAGATCCAAAAAACAAAAACAAAGAAATAATATTAGCTAACAACAAAAAATCAATCAGCTTAAAACACTAA
- a CDS encoding NAD(P)/FAD-dependent oxidoreductase encodes MENYKVAIIGGGPAGMMAAISAAEQLKSKNQIVLIEKNDQLGKKLLLTGGGRCNITNLSPMKKILDKFEKEEKFFLKHGFYTFDNKKLLSLFESKGLTFKTEENNRCFPITDDSNSILKILKEYLDEFNVDILLNNQVKSIEKIENNKNNKNNENNKKTSIFTIKTTNETIYSEKVILATGGISYPQTGSTGDGYAIAKNFKHTISCLTPGAIPLKVEDNSLKQLSGIALEDVIVSYKSKKIYGRGNVLITHFGLSGPPILDISKYISEKIQIQRNEFNKGKKVDNTDEEEILLEDTFINIDLAPDMTEDELNQKIIADSQTNGKTMIKNYLKYYLKNRFIDFFLNKINVSGNKTLSNMTKKDKNKIINNLKQLQIKIHSLPEKASMITCGGVNINEIDPKTMESKLDSGKGLYFAGELLEPCGPTGGYNLQIAFSTGYLSGISAAKD; translated from the coding sequence ATGGAAAATTATAAAGTAGCTATTATAGGTGGAGGACCAGCTGGAATGATGGCTGCAATATCTGCTGCAGAACAGCTGAAAAGTAAAAATCAAATCGTTTTAATTGAAAAAAATGATCAATTAGGAAAAAAATTACTTTTAACAGGAGGAGGTAGGTGTAATATAACAAACTTAAGTCCTATGAAAAAGATTTTAGATAAATTTGAAAAAGAAGAAAAATTTTTCCTAAAACATGGATTTTATACATTTGATAATAAAAAATTACTTTCTCTTTTTGAATCAAAAGGATTAACATTTAAAACAGAAGAAAATAATAGATGTTTTCCTATAACTGATGATTCTAATTCAATTCTAAAAATACTAAAAGAATATTTAGATGAATTTAATGTAGATATTTTATTAAATAATCAAGTTAAATCCATAGAAAAAATTGAAAATAATAAAAATAATAAAAATAATGAAAATAATAAAAAAACTTCCATTTTTACCATTAAAACAACCAATGAAACAATATATTCAGAAAAAGTAATATTAGCTACTGGAGGAATTAGCTATCCTCAAACAGGTTCAACTGGAGATGGATATGCAATAGCTAAAAACTTTAAACACACAATTTCTTGTTTAACTCCTGGTGCTATTCCATTGAAGGTAGAAGACAATTCATTAAAACAGCTGTCAGGAATAGCTTTAGAAGATGTTATAGTTTCATATAAATCTAAAAAAATATATGGAAGAGGTAATGTATTAATCACACACTTTGGATTGTCTGGCCCTCCTATTTTAGATATTAGTAAGTATATCTCAGAAAAAATTCAGATTCAAAGAAATGAATTTAATAAAGGAAAGAAAGTGGATAACACAGATGAAGAAGAGATTTTACTTGAAGATACATTTATAAATATTGATTTAGCTCCAGATATGACTGAAGATGAGTTAAATCAAAAAATAATAGCTGATTCCCAAACAAATGGGAAAACCATGATAAAGAACTATCTTAAATATTATTTAAAAAATCGTTTTATTGATTTCTTTTTAAATAAAATTAATGTTAGTGGTAATAAAACACTTAGTAATATGACTAAAAAAGATAAAAACAAAATAATAAACAATTTAAAACAATTACAAATAAAAATACACAGTTTACCAGAAAAAGCATCCATGATTACATGTGGGGGAGTAAATATTAATGAAATTGATCCTAAAACTATGGAATCAAAGTTAGATAGTGGAAAAGGACTTTATTTTGCAGGGGAATTATTAGAACCTTGTGGTCCAACAGGAGGTTATAACCTTCAAATAGCTTTTTCAACAGGTTATTTATCTGGAATTTCAGCTGCAAAGGATTGA
- the aspS gene encoding aspartate--tRNA(Asn) ligase, whose translation MTRLSDDWRRTHYTKEVDESTTNSEVTVMGWVHEIRDLGGIIFVLIRDREGMIQLTAPTKEVSAELVETIRKLRKESVIGLKGIVQESGKAPNGVEIIPNEIKLFCLANQPLPMDPTEKVKAEIDTRLDSRFIDLRKPSVSSIFKIKSKMLHTVRCFFEKNGYLEVNTPKLVASATEGGTELFPITYFEKEAFLGQSPQLYKQMMMSAGFDKVYEIAQIFRAEEHDTLRHLNEAVSIDMEASFMDDVEVMKVLNDLVQEVIINVKEDCSEELKTLGIDLETPEGHFEIVTYDDAVDMINSKDVPMEWGEDLSRAAEKALGDMMDGYYFLTEWPTEIKPFYVMPNEKDPIKSHAFDLMYKDLEISSGAMRVHQHDLLREKIAEKGLNPDAFGGYLKAFEYGMPPHSGWGLGADRFNMTLTGLENIRETVLFPRDRRRLTP comes from the coding sequence TTGACAAGATTATCCGATGATTGGAGAAGAACTCATTATACTAAAGAAGTAGATGAAAGTACAACTAACAGTGAAGTCACAGTTATGGGTTGGGTTCATGAAATAAGAGACCTTGGTGGAATTATTTTTGTGCTTATTAGAGATAGAGAAGGAATGATACAGCTAACCGCCCCAACTAAAGAAGTATCCGCTGAATTAGTAGAAACAATTAGAAAATTAAGGAAAGAATCTGTAATTGGATTAAAAGGTATAGTTCAAGAAAGTGGGAAAGCACCCAATGGTGTTGAAATCATACCAAATGAAATTAAATTATTTTGCTTAGCTAACCAACCATTACCAATGGATCCAACAGAGAAAGTAAAAGCAGAAATTGACACTCGTCTTGATTCTAGATTTATAGACCTTAGAAAACCATCAGTGAGTTCTATATTTAAAATAAAAAGTAAAATGCTCCATACAGTTAGATGTTTCTTTGAAAAAAATGGATACTTAGAAGTTAATACTCCAAAACTTGTTGCTTCAGCTACCGAAGGAGGAACTGAATTATTCCCGATTACTTACTTTGAAAAAGAAGCATTCCTTGGTCAAAGTCCTCAATTATATAAACAGATGATGATGTCAGCTGGTTTTGATAAAGTTTATGAAATAGCTCAAATATTTAGAGCTGAAGAACATGATACACTACGTCATTTGAATGAAGCTGTTTCCATTGATATGGAAGCTTCTTTTATGGATGATGTTGAAGTTATGAAAGTCTTAAATGATTTGGTCCAAGAAGTAATAATAAATGTTAAAGAAGACTGTAGTGAAGAGTTAAAAACTCTCGGAATTGATTTAGAAACTCCAGAAGGTCATTTTGAAATTGTAACTTATGATGATGCTGTTGATATGATAAATTCCAAAGATGTTCCAATGGAATGGGGAGAAGACCTATCAAGAGCAGCTGAAAAGGCACTTGGTGATATGATGGATGGATATTACTTTTTAACAGAATGGCCAACAGAAATAAAACCATTTTATGTAATGCCAAATGAAAAAGACCCAATAAAAAGTCATGCATTTGATTTAATGTATAAAGATCTTGAAATATCATCTGGAGCTATGAGGGTTCACCAACACGACTTACTTAGAGAAAAAATAGCTGAAAAAGGATTAAATCCTGATGCATTTGGAGGATATTTGAAAGCATTTGAATATGGCATGCCACCTCACTCAGGATGGGGTCTTGGAGCAGATAGATTCAACATGACTCTAACAGGATTAGAAAATATAAGAGAAACAGTTTTATTCCCAAGAGACAGACGTAGATTAACACCTTAA